A single genomic interval of Agarivorans aestuarii harbors:
- the arcB gene encoding aerobic respiration two-component sensor histidine kinase ArcB: MTPLKNLATYYVHLLSRLGVVKFTISLASAIILVALAIQMSVTLALTGNVSSVDLVRSVFFGLIITPWAVFFMSVVVEQIEDSRQRLSKMIRKLEKMRSRDLQLTNKLKANISQLNKEIDEREKAEAARRQAMTKLEQEIKQRQRAQQELEEHSALLRSFIDSSPDLVYYRNEQGQFSGCNLALEQLVGRSEKQLIGLTPYDVYPEDIADKIVETDHQVFDNDEQLTYEQWLEYPDGRKAFFELRKVPFYGRNGNRLGLLGFGRDITERMRQQASIEKANRDKTQFISTLSHELRTPLNGVVGLSQMLLDTPLNDDQRKHVKTILLSATTLGNIFNDIIDLDKLDRRRFAVSLEPMDFKALVTDIETLTKMQLQSKGLAFRFEQIGPIPNSIMGDPTRLRQVLWNLTHNAVKFTEQGEVALTIKAEPLSEQEVQLELIIEDTGPGIPQDQLEEIFAMYYQVEGSKSATGTGIGLSVSRQLVRAMGGDISVSSKEGEGSCFSVKLKVTLDAIPDEAEQIDHPPLDILLVEDVELNVTIAKALLEKLGHYVEVAMSGEQAIEVFDPDNFDLVLLDIQLPDMSGFDIAKRWHEQFAQQHLPPLVALTANVVNSKSEFAKAGMVDVIHKPINRNAVVHCFNSVFAIGEEPEAEPTVSPKQALSRSSMPILDLDLVEQFCETIGVTVLNDSINLFKQVMPDYMKVLESNLFAKDQDGIASEAHKIKGAAGSIGLARIQRLANKIQSPELPAWWDNVEDWIHQLSHDYPEDLKLLDKAVADFNKPD; the protein is encoded by the coding sequence ATGACGCCACTGAAAAATCTCGCCACTTATTACGTTCATTTATTATCTCGATTGGGCGTTGTTAAATTCACCATTAGCTTAGCCAGCGCCATTATACTGGTGGCTTTGGCGATACAGATGAGTGTGACCTTAGCACTTACCGGTAATGTATCCTCAGTGGATTTAGTTCGCTCTGTATTCTTTGGTTTAATTATCACACCTTGGGCGGTGTTTTTCATGTCGGTGGTCGTTGAGCAAATAGAAGACTCTCGCCAGCGCTTAAGTAAAATGATCCGCAAGTTAGAGAAGATGCGCTCTCGCGATCTGCAACTTACCAACAAGCTTAAAGCCAACATTAGCCAGCTTAACAAGGAGATTGACGAGCGCGAGAAAGCCGAGGCAGCGCGCCGTCAAGCAATGACCAAGCTAGAGCAAGAAATAAAGCAGCGTCAACGTGCTCAACAAGAGTTAGAAGAACACTCTGCATTGCTGCGCAGTTTTATCGATAGCTCTCCCGACCTGGTGTATTACCGTAATGAGCAAGGACAATTCTCGGGCTGTAACCTGGCTTTAGAGCAATTGGTAGGGCGTTCCGAAAAGCAGCTAATCGGTTTAACGCCCTACGATGTTTACCCGGAAGATATTGCCGATAAAATTGTTGAAACAGATCATCAGGTATTCGACAACGATGAGCAGCTCACTTACGAGCAGTGGTTAGAATATCCTGATGGACGCAAAGCCTTTTTTGAACTGCGAAAAGTGCCGTTTTACGGACGCAATGGTAACCGCTTGGGTTTGCTGGGCTTTGGTCGAGACATTACTGAGAGAATGCGCCAGCAAGCTAGCATTGAGAAAGCCAACCGCGATAAAACCCAGTTCATCTCTACCCTTAGCCACGAGCTGCGCACACCGCTCAATGGAGTAGTGGGTTTAAGCCAAATGCTGCTAGATACCCCGCTTAATGATGATCAGCGTAAACATGTAAAGACCATCTTATTAAGCGCCACTACCTTAGGAAATATCTTCAACGATATTATTGACCTAGATAAGTTAGATAGGCGCCGATTTGCGGTGTCGCTAGAGCCAATGGACTTTAAAGCGCTAGTGACCGACATTGAAACACTCACTAAAATGCAGTTACAAAGTAAGGGCTTAGCCTTTCGCTTTGAGCAAATAGGCCCTATTCCCAATAGCATCATGGGTGACCCAACGCGCTTGCGCCAAGTGCTGTGGAATTTAACCCATAACGCGGTTAAGTTTACCGAGCAGGGTGAAGTCGCCTTAACCATAAAAGCCGAGCCTTTATCTGAGCAAGAAGTGCAACTGGAGTTAATCATTGAGGATACCGGCCCAGGTATTCCGCAAGATCAGCTAGAAGAAATCTTCGCTATGTACTATCAGGTTGAAGGCAGTAAATCAGCTACCGGAACTGGTATTGGTTTGTCGGTGTCTCGTCAGTTGGTAAGGGCAATGGGCGGAGACATTAGCGTAAGCAGCAAAGAGGGTGAGGGCTCATGTTTCAGCGTTAAGCTAAAAGTGACACTGGATGCCATTCCCGACGAAGCTGAACAAATAGACCATCCACCGCTAGACATACTATTAGTTGAAGACGTAGAGCTAAATGTCACCATTGCTAAAGCCTTACTCGAAAAACTTGGCCACTACGTTGAGGTGGCCATGAGCGGTGAACAGGCTATTGAGGTGTTTGACCCAGATAACTTTGACTTGGTGTTATTAGATATTCAGCTGCCAGATATGAGTGGTTTTGATATTGCCAAGCGCTGGCACGAGCAGTTTGCCCAGCAACATTTACCGCCTTTGGTGGCGCTTACCGCCAATGTAGTAAACAGTAAAAGCGAATTTGCCAAAGCCGGCATGGTTGATGTTATTCACAAACCAATTAACCGCAATGCGGTAGTGCATTGCTTTAACAGTGTATTTGCGATTGGTGAAGAGCCAGAAGCTGAGCCAACGGTAAGCCCCAAGCAAGCATTAAGTCGCAGCTCCATGCCCATTTTGGATTTAGATTTGGTGGAGCAGTTCTGTGAGACCATTGGGGTAACAGTGCTTAACGACAGCATCAATTTGTTCAAGCAAGTAATGCCTGATTATATGAAAGTACTCGAGAGCAACTTGTTTGCTAAAGACCAAGACGGCATTGCTTCTGAGGCCCACAAAATTAAGGGCGCAGCCGGCTCGATAGGTTTGGCGAGGATCCAACGTTTAGCCAATAAGATCCAATCACCAGAATTACCCGCCTGGTGGGATAACGTGGAAGACTGGATTCACCAACTTAGCCACGATTACCCAGAAGATTTGAAGCTACTAGATAAGGCAGTTGCCGACTTTAACAAGCCTGATTAA
- the folE2 gene encoding GTP cyclohydrolase FolE2, translating into MSTAMPDVANSSRAQTEGKLDWVGMSQIEMPIMLAFEAQAASRVSAKIEAFVSLDDPQAKGIHMSRLYLILDQLSNEGVLDYAGLHRVLDQFIESHQDLSDQAQVRFSFDYHLRRKSLLSGKTGWKAYPISITATRHQQQTTIELEIEVPYSSTCPCSAALSRQLIQQAFKQQFADEQVSSEAVHHWLGSNEGIVATPHSQRSIAQLKVKISQEQRDIPIISLIDEVESSLKTPVQAAVKREDEQEFARLNGQNLMFCEDAARRLQHSLNGRDDLVDFWLRVNHLESLHAHDAVSVVTKGIEQGYSAY; encoded by the coding sequence ATGTCTACAGCAATGCCTGACGTAGCAAACTCAAGCCGCGCCCAAACCGAAGGAAAACTCGATTGGGTAGGTATGAGCCAAATTGAAATGCCCATTATGCTGGCATTTGAAGCACAAGCAGCTAGCCGCGTAAGTGCTAAAATTGAAGCCTTTGTTAGCTTAGATGACCCACAAGCAAAAGGCATTCACATGTCTCGCTTGTATCTGATATTGGACCAATTATCTAACGAAGGTGTGTTGGATTATGCGGGATTACACCGCGTTTTGGATCAGTTTATTGAAAGTCATCAAGATTTAAGTGACCAAGCGCAGGTTCGCTTTAGTTTTGACTATCATTTACGCCGGAAATCGCTGTTGTCAGGCAAAACGGGATGGAAGGCTTACCCGATTTCAATCACCGCCACACGCCACCAGCAACAAACCACCATCGAGCTAGAAATAGAGGTTCCGTATTCATCCACCTGCCCTTGCTCGGCTGCACTATCGCGCCAGCTTATTCAGCAGGCCTTCAAACAACAATTTGCCGATGAGCAAGTTTCCAGTGAAGCGGTGCATCATTGGCTTGGCAGCAATGAAGGCATAGTCGCAACGCCGCACAGCCAGCGCAGTATTGCTCAGCTCAAAGTAAAAATTAGCCAGGAGCAGCGAGACATTCCGATTATTAGCTTAATTGATGAAGTGGAAAGCAGCTTAAAAACCCCAGTACAAGCCGCGGTTAAACGCGAAGACGAGCAAGAATTTGCCCGCCTTAATGGTCAAAATCTAATGTTTTGTGAAGACGCCGCTCGCCGCCTACAACATAGTTTAAATGGCCGTGACGACTTAGTGGATTTTTGGCTAAGAGTAAATCACTTGGAAAGCTTGCATGCTCATGACGCAGTCAGTGTAGTGACCAAAGGAATAGAACAAGGATACAGCGCCTATTAG
- a CDS encoding sensor domain-containing diguanylate cyclase, with amino-acid sequence MHESFYPTVWMQATIALLSILLVIVITMWALARRKVRAQRAAMVKSPAAQLMIDLEAKQVIFANPRVCELLQLANNGKHWQFSDSAHLEQLLELLKPHQSSANIEGVHWLVSFPQQTRVLLLYASLTAHNGREVWFINAYENAQGYSYLNRIEQEQKLFANVLNSIPEFIYFKDANERLLGCNQAWAGFHGLKPGELTGKKLSDFLTRNELERSQTYDDQVLAGEPCQHTEWFSAPDSRQILLQNNVYPLKNQQDEVTGVLNVSYDVTKWHELNRKLEHENQNRISSEKELGRQNNLIRTVFNSTPDPLGFIDDKGNFVGGNEPFAKMFGYTSDELLGKHLTEVLSEEQLEQHQLQNRQILEDGKPLRYEELVYLDDGHQIWYEVIKGPYFDDVSGERGIIFITRDVTERKATEQQLADAIMQLQELSFIDSLTQVANRRSFDEKLQQLWLTHRREGIELSLLLLDIDCFKQYNDNYGHQQGDEALRQVAKLISRSVKRGSDLVARYGGEEFAILLPNTGCEGAKQIAETVLNNMEQAKIPHAFSDVSDFVSVSIGVASVIPQQGVDYGELVRVADLQLYRAKHQGKARYCSAGDSAIEDVKAAP; translated from the coding sequence ATGCACGAAAGTTTTTACCCTACAGTCTGGATGCAGGCTACTATTGCGCTTCTAAGCATACTGCTAGTTATAGTTATTACTATGTGGGCCTTAGCTCGCAGAAAAGTGCGCGCCCAACGTGCTGCAATGGTGAAGTCGCCGGCTGCTCAGCTGATGATTGACCTAGAAGCCAAACAGGTTATTTTTGCCAATCCTCGTGTATGTGAGTTATTGCAATTAGCTAACAATGGTAAACATTGGCAATTTTCCGATTCAGCCCACCTTGAACAATTGTTAGAGTTACTAAAGCCCCATCAGTCCTCAGCTAACATTGAAGGTGTTCACTGGCTGGTGAGTTTCCCTCAGCAAACGCGGGTTTTGCTGCTTTACGCCAGTTTAACTGCGCATAATGGCCGAGAAGTGTGGTTCATTAATGCTTACGAAAATGCTCAAGGTTATTCTTATTTAAATAGGATTGAGCAAGAGCAAAAACTGTTTGCTAACGTGCTTAATTCCATTCCAGAATTTATTTATTTTAAAGATGCTAATGAGCGCTTACTGGGCTGTAATCAGGCATGGGCGGGTTTTCATGGCTTAAAGCCGGGCGAACTTACTGGTAAGAAACTGAGTGATTTTTTAACCCGCAATGAATTAGAACGCAGCCAAACCTACGATGATCAGGTGCTAGCGGGCGAGCCTTGCCAACATACCGAATGGTTTAGTGCCCCAGATAGCCGACAAATTTTGCTGCAAAACAATGTCTATCCACTTAAGAACCAACAAGATGAAGTAACCGGTGTGCTTAATGTGTCTTACGACGTAACCAAGTGGCACGAGCTTAACCGTAAACTGGAGCACGAAAACCAAAACCGAATCAGCTCTGAGAAAGAGTTAGGACGGCAAAACAACCTTATTCGCACGGTGTTTAACTCCACTCCCGATCCACTGGGTTTTATTGATGATAAGGGTAACTTTGTTGGCGGGAACGAACCCTTCGCAAAAATGTTTGGCTATACCAGCGATGAGCTTTTAGGTAAGCACCTTACAGAGGTCTTGAGTGAAGAACAGCTAGAACAACATCAACTGCAAAACCGACAGATCCTTGAAGACGGTAAGCCGCTTCGTTATGAAGAGCTGGTGTATTTAGATGATGGTCATCAAATTTGGTATGAAGTAATTAAAGGCCCGTATTTTGATGATGTGAGTGGCGAGCGCGGCATTATCTTTATCACGCGTGATGTCACTGAGCGTAAAGCCACAGAGCAGCAATTGGCTGACGCAATTATGCAGTTACAAGAACTTAGCTTTATCGACAGCTTAACCCAAGTAGCCAACCGTCGTAGCTTTGATGAAAAACTACAGCAGCTGTGGTTAACCCATCGTCGTGAAGGGATAGAGTTAAGTTTGTTATTACTGGATATTGACTGCTTCAAGCAATATAACGACAACTACGGCCACCAACAAGGCGACGAAGCCCTGCGACAAGTGGCTAAGTTAATAAGCCGCTCAGTGAAGCGAGGTTCCGATTTAGTGGCCCGTTACGGCGGTGAAGAGTTTGCTATTTTGTTGCCTAACACCGGCTGCGAAGGTGCTAAGCAGATAGCCGAAACTGTATTAAACAATATGGAGCAAGCAAAAATCCCTCACGCGTTTTCTGATGTTAGTGATTTTGTGTCGGTGAGTATTGGAGTGGCCAGTGTTATTCCACAACAAGGGGTGGATTACGGCGAGCTGGTAAGGGTGGCAGATTTACAGCTTTATCGGGCTAAACATCAAGGTAAAGCACGATACTGCAGTGCTGGTGATAGCGCGATTGAGGACGTAAAAGCAGCGCCCTAG
- a CDS encoding TIGR01212 family radical SAM protein (This family includes YhcC from E. coli K-12, an uncharacterized radical SAM protein.): MQLDLYVNTLGRHLKQQFGGKVRKLSVDGDFTCPNRDGSIGKGGCTFCNVDAFVKPQQHMMPIGEQLDARKAELKHKDIRYLAYFQAYTSTYAEVEYLRNMYQQALADDSVVGLCIGTRPDCVPDAVLEMLAEYQTQGKEVWLELGVQTSHDETLKKINRGHDFSAFQQAVARAHQHGLKVCAHLILGLPGEQPEHYMQSLKAVLAEDIAGIKLHPLHVVEGSTMAKAWQAGRLETMTQQHYVEQAVKLIRHTPAHVVYHRVSAHARPPVLLAPNWCQNKWLALTDIAKKLAGEGPQGSALASN, translated from the coding sequence GTGCAGTTAGATTTATACGTAAATACTTTAGGTCGTCATCTTAAGCAACAGTTTGGTGGCAAGGTTCGTAAGCTTAGTGTGGATGGTGATTTTACCTGCCCAAATCGTGACGGCAGCATTGGCAAGGGCGGTTGTACTTTTTGTAACGTAGATGCCTTTGTTAAACCGCAGCAGCATATGATGCCGATAGGTGAGCAGCTCGATGCTCGCAAAGCCGAGTTAAAGCATAAAGACATTCGTTATCTGGCCTATTTTCAAGCCTATACCAGCACCTATGCTGAAGTAGAATACTTGCGAAATATGTATCAACAGGCTCTTGCTGACGACTCTGTTGTGGGCTTGTGCATCGGTACTCGCCCAGACTGTGTGCCTGATGCGGTGTTAGAGATGTTGGCCGAATACCAAACTCAGGGGAAGGAAGTTTGGCTAGAACTCGGGGTACAAACTTCCCATGATGAGACCTTAAAGAAGATTAATCGCGGCCATGATTTTTCCGCGTTTCAACAGGCGGTCGCACGTGCTCACCAGCATGGTTTAAAAGTATGTGCCCACCTTATTTTGGGTTTACCTGGCGAACAGCCTGAGCACTATATGCAGTCGCTTAAGGCGGTTTTGGCCGAAGATATTGCCGGCATTAAGCTGCATCCCTTACACGTGGTTGAGGGAAGCACCATGGCTAAAGCTTGGCAAGCGGGCCGTTTAGAGACCATGACTCAGCAGCACTATGTTGAGCAAGCGGTAAAGTTGATTCGCCATACCCCTGCTCATGTGGTCTATCATCGAGTGAGTGCTCACGCTAGACCTCCGGTTTTACTGGCGCCAAATTGGTGCCAAAACAAATGGTTAGCCCTAACCGATATTGCTAAAAAACTGGCTGGCGAGGGCCCACAAGGCAGCGCGCTAGCCAGTAATTGA
- a CDS encoding DUF2750 domain-containing protein, whose translation MSTQALIEANDRLTTKQRYQSFIEQTCKSQQVWTLSDEQGCLIIETGDEKVLLLWSEQALAEHWASKDHANFKALAISLSDLTEKWLPGMANDGFDLAVAPSFAGEGTIVAPLDLADELSSGKIK comes from the coding sequence ATGAGCACTCAAGCATTGATCGAGGCAAACGACCGTCTCACTACCAAGCAGCGTTATCAAAGCTTTATCGAACAAACTTGCAAGAGCCAACAGGTTTGGACCTTAAGTGATGAGCAAGGTTGTTTGATTATCGAAACTGGTGATGAAAAAGTATTACTACTTTGGAGCGAGCAAGCACTTGCCGAACACTGGGCCAGTAAAGACCACGCAAACTTTAAAGCCCTCGCCATTAGTTTGAGTGACTTGACCGAGAAATGGCTCCCTGGAATGGCCAACGATGGTTTTGACCTAGCAGTGGCACCTAGCTTTGCCGGTGAAGGCACAATTGTTGCGCCCTTAGATCTTGCCGACGAGCTTAGCAGCGGGAAAATTAAGTAA
- the tyrS gene encoding tyrosine--tRNA ligase: MTTTVNPLLEDLKARGLVAQCTADEELAEHLSSGARTLYCGFDPTADSLHIGSLVPLLMLKRFQQAGHKPLALVGGATGLIGDPSFKAAERKLNSDDVVTGWVGKLQKQVSQFIEFGEQDNAAKVINNLDWIGQVNVIDFMRNVGKHFSVNAMIKKESVKQRIDRDESGISFTEFSYMLLQSYDFAELSDKENTTLQIGGSDQWGNITGGIDLARRMYSNKVYGLTMPLVTKADGTKFGKTETGTIWLDPKRTSPYAFYQFWINTADADVYSFLRYFTFIDVAEIATIEERDKAAQGRPEAQGILAKEVTRLVHGEEGLVSAMRITQALFSGDLASLSESDLEQLAQDGLPTTQLEQSEAGLVELLTASELAKSNKMAREFIGNGAVSVNGEKLNDPQLTLQASDALYGKYSVVKRGKKLFSLIIWAK; the protein is encoded by the coding sequence ATGACGACAACGGTTAATCCATTATTAGAAGATTTGAAGGCGCGCGGCCTAGTTGCTCAATGCACTGCCGATGAAGAACTGGCCGAACACCTTTCTAGTGGAGCCCGCACCCTGTATTGTGGTTTCGACCCTACAGCCGACAGCTTGCACATTGGCAGCCTAGTACCGCTACTTATGCTTAAACGCTTTCAACAGGCTGGCCACAAACCTTTAGCCCTAGTGGGTGGAGCTACTGGCTTAATTGGTGACCCAAGCTTTAAAGCCGCTGAGCGTAAACTAAACAGCGATGACGTAGTTACCGGTTGGGTTGGCAAACTGCAAAAGCAAGTAAGCCAATTTATTGAATTTGGCGAACAAGACAATGCTGCCAAGGTAATTAATAACCTTGATTGGATTGGTCAAGTTAACGTGATTGATTTCATGCGTAACGTGGGCAAGCACTTTAGCGTTAACGCGATGATCAAGAAAGAGTCAGTTAAACAGCGTATCGACCGCGATGAATCTGGCATTTCATTCACCGAATTTAGCTACATGCTGCTGCAATCTTACGACTTTGCAGAGCTTAGCGACAAAGAAAACACCACCCTACAAATTGGTGGTTCAGATCAGTGGGGCAACATCACTGGTGGTATCGACTTAGCACGCCGCATGTACAGCAACAAAGTTTACGGCTTAACCATGCCGCTAGTCACTAAAGCTGATGGCACCAAGTTTGGTAAAACTGAAACAGGCACCATTTGGTTAGACCCTAAGCGCACCTCGCCTTACGCCTTCTACCAGTTCTGGATTAACACCGCAGACGCCGACGTATATTCGTTCTTGCGTTACTTCACCTTTATCGATGTAGCCGAAATTGCCACCATTGAAGAGCGTGATAAAGCCGCCCAAGGTCGCCCAGAAGCGCAAGGTATTTTAGCCAAAGAAGTCACTCGTTTAGTTCATGGCGAAGAAGGCTTAGTCTCAGCAATGCGGATTACTCAAGCGCTATTCTCTGGCGACTTAGCCTCTCTCAGTGAGTCAGATTTAGAGCAGCTAGCCCAAGATGGTTTGCCTACCACTCAACTTGAACAAAGCGAAGCTGGTTTAGTTGAGCTACTTACAGCGAGTGAGTTGGCTAAATCAAATAAAATGGCGCGCGAATTTATAGGTAACGGCGCAGTGTCTGTAAACGGCGAAAAGCTAAACGACCCTCAGCTAACCTTGCAAGCCAGCGATGCCTTATACGGTAAGTATTCAGTAGTTAAGCGCGGCAAAAAATTATTCAGTTTGATCATTTGGGCTAAATAA
- a CDS encoding RICIN domain-containing protein translates to MLFRNTLLLAATSLVFSLQAKDWADYDVPADPGFGNTWELIDAFSDDFNYQGKNQQFSEKWNDHYHNAWTGPGLTIWSSDHSDVVDGKLVIKAARKPDTDKVHLGVVTSKTPIIYPVYMEAKIKVANQVLSSNFWLLSADDKRELDILEIYGSDRANHHKHSRHANTNYHVFIRDEESNEIIRDIGSQQHHFLPNEAPYRDNFHRFGAYWIDPWNVEFYIDGRLVRRLNKTSLKDPENLGLDREMFMIIDMEDHDWRSSVGHIASDEDLADETRNKMLVDWVRVYVPVKADANQQELGPLKLPTDAAGLSLRHSTKCFEIRNPRSEKGARYRQSYCSHRGQQQKFTFTEQVSEQGQQISIKNTANDFCVAAREGKQDLRQQPCDEQSAAQSWLLSNQGHNWFSIKNLATGECLEMAKGSKKNGKNLSLGECDGSEHQSFKFVN, encoded by the coding sequence ATGCTGTTTAGAAACACTCTATTACTTGCTGCCACTAGCCTGGTTTTTTCCCTTCAAGCTAAAGATTGGGCAGACTACGACGTACCTGCAGACCCTGGATTTGGAAATACTTGGGAGTTAATTGACGCCTTTTCTGACGATTTTAACTACCAAGGAAAAAACCAACAGTTTAGTGAAAAATGGAACGACCATTACCACAATGCTTGGACTGGCCCAGGCTTAACCATATGGAGTTCTGATCACTCTGATGTAGTAGACGGAAAGCTGGTAATTAAAGCCGCCAGAAAACCAGATACCGATAAGGTTCACCTAGGTGTAGTAACTTCTAAAACGCCAATCATCTACCCAGTGTACATGGAAGCCAAAATTAAAGTGGCTAACCAAGTGCTATCGTCTAACTTTTGGTTATTAAGTGCCGATGACAAGCGCGAGCTAGATATATTGGAGATATACGGCAGCGATCGCGCTAACCACCACAAGCATTCTCGCCATGCTAATACCAACTACCATGTATTTATTCGTGATGAGGAAAGCAACGAAATTATCCGAGATATCGGCTCTCAACAGCATCACTTTTTACCAAACGAAGCGCCATATCGCGATAACTTTCATCGCTTTGGCGCATACTGGATCGATCCATGGAATGTCGAGTTTTACATTGATGGACGTTTAGTTCGTCGCTTAAACAAAACTTCACTTAAAGACCCAGAAAATCTTGGTCTAGATCGTGAGATGTTCATGATCATCGACATGGAAGATCACGACTGGCGCTCAAGTGTTGGCCACATCGCTAGCGATGAAGATTTAGCCGATGAAACCAGAAACAAGATGCTAGTGGATTGGGTACGTGTTTACGTGCCAGTAAAAGCCGATGCAAACCAGCAAGAGCTTGGCCCGCTAAAACTCCCGACCGATGCAGCCGGTTTAAGCTTGCGCCACAGCACCAAGTGTTTTGAAATTAGAAACCCTCGCTCAGAAAAAGGCGCGCGTTATCGCCAAAGCTACTGCAGCCATCGTGGCCAACAACAGAAGTTTACTTTTACCGAGCAAGTGAGTGAACAGGGTCAACAAATCAGCATCAAAAACACCGCAAATGATTTTTGTGTTGCAGCGCGAGAAGGCAAACAAGACTTACGCCAACAACCCTGTGATGAGCAATCGGCTGCCCAGTCTTGGCTATTATCAAACCAAGGCCACAATTGGTTCAGCATTAAAAACCTCGCCACTGGTGAATGCCTAGAAATGGCGAAAGGCTCCAAGAAAAATGGCAAAAACTTGTCATTGGGTGAATGTGATGGCTCAGAGCATCAAAGCTTTAAATTCGTAAATTAA
- the aldA gene encoding aldehyde dehydrogenase: MKNYQMYINGSWLDAKSGARAEVLNPSTEEVIATVANGDETDAELAMSAAVAAQKQWRKLPARKRAEKLYELVAEIKANRDFLAELLVQEQGKLLKVARMEVDVTCSFIEYACEWARHIEGDIVESDNPDEHIWIHKVPRGVVVAITAWNFPLALAGRKIGPALVAGNAIIVKPTTETPLATLELAKLADKVGLPKGLLNVVTGPGRSLGDALVRHPKTAMVSMTGSTPAGQAIVRAASDNLAHVQLELGGKAPFIVLEDANIDAAVDAALNSKFDNCGQVCTCNERLYVHQAIYTEFMDKLLAKVKAIKVGDPMNEDSDMGPKVSAKELANMEAMVAKAIEEGATLVTGGKRLSGEEFEKGYWFEPTVFTGVTQEMSLVHEEIFGPILPVVKFTEFDEVINYANDSEYGLSAMIFTDRIKLVMDLVNDLECGEIYVNRGHGEQHQGFHNGYKLSGSGGEDGKYGFEQYLEKKTFYVDFSK; this comes from the coding sequence ATGAAAAATTATCAGATGTACATCAATGGTAGCTGGCTAGATGCAAAATCAGGAGCACGCGCCGAGGTACTTAACCCTTCAACTGAAGAAGTTATCGCCACTGTCGCTAATGGCGATGAAACCGATGCTGAACTAGCCATGAGCGCAGCAGTAGCAGCACAAAAGCAATGGCGTAAGCTACCTGCTCGCAAACGTGCTGAAAAGCTGTATGAGTTAGTGGCAGAGATTAAAGCTAACCGTGACTTCTTAGCCGAGTTGCTTGTACAAGAACAAGGCAAGTTACTAAAAGTGGCGCGCATGGAAGTAGACGTAACCTGCTCGTTTATTGAATACGCCTGTGAATGGGCACGCCATATTGAAGGCGACATTGTTGAATCAGATAACCCTGACGAGCACATTTGGATCCACAAAGTACCACGCGGTGTGGTGGTAGCGATTACGGCTTGGAACTTCCCGCTAGCCTTGGCTGGTCGAAAAATTGGCCCAGCCTTAGTGGCGGGTAATGCGATTATTGTTAAGCCAACTACCGAAACACCATTAGCAACACTTGAGCTAGCAAAACTGGCCGACAAAGTTGGCTTGCCAAAAGGTTTGTTAAACGTAGTGACGGGCCCAGGTCGTTCTTTAGGCGATGCACTGGTTCGCCACCCAAAGACAGCCATGGTATCAATGACTGGCAGCACTCCAGCTGGCCAAGCCATTGTGCGGGCAGCCTCAGACAACCTCGCTCATGTACAACTAGAGTTGGGCGGTAAAGCACCTTTCATTGTGCTGGAAGACGCCAATATAGATGCGGCAGTAGACGCAGCGCTAAACTCTAAGTTCGATAACTGTGGTCAAGTATGTACTTGTAACGAACGTTTATATGTTCATCAAGCCATCTACACCGAGTTTATGGACAAATTGCTTGCCAAAGTGAAAGCCATAAAGGTTGGTGACCCAATGAACGAAGATAGCGACATGGGGCCAAAAGTAAGCGCTAAAGAGCTAGCCAATATGGAAGCCATGGTTGCTAAAGCCATTGAAGAAGGTGCCACTTTGGTTACTGGTGGTAAACGCTTAAGCGGTGAGGAGTTTGAAAAAGGCTACTGGTTTGAACCCACCGTGTTTACCGGCGTAACCCAAGAGATGAGCCTAGTTCACGAAGAGATCTTTGGCCCTATTTTACCCGTAGTTAAATTTACTGAGTTTGATGAAGTGATTAACTATGCCAACGACTCTGAGTACGGTTTGTCGGCGATGATCTTCACTGATCGAATCAAACTAGTAATGGACTTGGTAAACGACCTTGAATGCGGAGAGATTTATGTAAACCGAGGTCATGGCGAGCAACATCAAGGCTTCCACAATGGCTACAAACTAAGTGGCTCCGGCGGTGAAGATGGCAAATATGGTTTTGAGCAATACCTAGAGAAAAAAACCTTCTACGTAGATTTCTCAAAATAA